The Trueperaceae bacterium genome window below encodes:
- a CDS encoding acyl-CoA dehydrogenase family protein: MIDFELSPEQKQFQALARDFVRDHVIPVAAEHDRQETYPEEVVAAAHEVGLLNVGVPQEVGGLGLGMVDEVVIGEELGYGCMGIYTILMASELGITPILIAGTPEQQRRFLSPLLEGPRLAAFALSEPNNGSDAAAMTTRAELRSGEVVLNGVKTWISNGGIADVIVVFATFDPEQRHRGTLAVVVERGAEGLSAHKLHGKLGQRASPTYELVFEDVVVPRANVLGEPGDGFRIAMRTLDKTRVPVAAGAVGVARRALDEAKAYALQRHAFGRPIADFQAIQFKLADMKIGVETARWQTYRAAWLVDRGLPHGEAAAIAKAYASDMAFHAAQEAINVFGGYGYMNEYPVEKLMRDVKLNQIYEGTNEIQRLVIARSVLR; the protein is encoded by the coding sequence GTGATCGACTTCGAGCTCTCGCCAGAACAGAAGCAGTTCCAGGCGCTGGCGCGCGACTTCGTGCGCGACCACGTGATCCCCGTCGCGGCCGAGCACGACCGGCAGGAGACCTACCCCGAGGAGGTCGTGGCCGCCGCGCACGAGGTCGGCCTGCTCAACGTGGGCGTCCCGCAGGAGGTGGGCGGCCTGGGCCTCGGCATGGTCGACGAGGTCGTGATCGGCGAGGAGCTCGGCTACGGCTGCATGGGCATCTACACGATCCTCATGGCCTCCGAGCTCGGCATCACGCCCATCCTCATCGCCGGCACGCCGGAGCAGCAGCGCCGCTTCCTCTCCCCGCTGCTCGAGGGGCCCAGGCTGGCCGCCTTCGCGCTCTCCGAGCCCAACAACGGCTCCGACGCCGCGGCCATGACCACGCGCGCCGAGCTGCGCTCGGGCGAGGTCGTCCTGAACGGGGTCAAGACGTGGATCTCGAACGGCGGCATCGCCGACGTGATCGTCGTGTTCGCCACGTTCGACCCCGAGCAGCGGCACCGCGGCACGCTGGCGGTCGTGGTCGAGAGGGGCGCCGAGGGCCTGAGCGCCCACAAGCTCCACGGCAAGCTGGGCCAGCGCGCGAGCCCGACGTACGAGCTGGTGTTCGAGGACGTCGTCGTCCCGCGCGCGAACGTGCTGGGCGAGCCGGGCGACGGCTTCAGGATCGCGATGCGGACCCTCGACAAGACGCGCGTGCCCGTCGCCGCCGGCGCCGTGGGCGTGGCCAGGAGGGCGCTCGACGAGGCCAAGGCCTACGCGCTGCAGCGGCACGCGTTCGGCAGGCCCATCGCCGACTTCCAGGCGATCCAGTTCAAGCTGGCTGACATGAAGATCGGCGTGGAGACCGCGCGGTGGCAGACCTACCGCGCCGCCTGGCTCGTCGACAGGGGCCTGCCCCACGGCGAGGCCGCCGCGATCGCCAAGGCCTACGCCTCCGACATGGCGTTCCACGCCGCCCAGGAGGCGATCAACGTCTTCGGCGGCTACGGCTACATGAACGAGTACCCGGTGGAGAAGCTGATGCGCGACGTGAAGCTGAACCAGATCTACGAGGGCACGAACGAGATCCAGCGCCTCGTCATCGCCCGCAGCGTGCTGAGGTGA
- a CDS encoding electron transfer flavoprotein subunit beta/FixA family protein, giving the protein MKVLTVVRQVPDAEARVRAEGGRVDLTGVTFVMDGMDEYGVEEAIRLREAGHDLEIVAVAVGPARFADALRTALALGADRAVHVVTDEQLDPVTLAGVVAQVAREEGAELVLTGGKQADWDSSALGPALAEHLGWPHADWTTRLELAGGELRLRHDVDDGVEELTVTLPAVVTTQQGLNEPRYPTLPNIMKAKRKELATRDLAALGAPAPRVRVVSQEIQVRPRLNRMIDGEPEEAAREVARLLRTEAKVI; this is encoded by the coding sequence ATGAAGGTACTTACCGTGGTGAGGCAGGTCCCCGACGCCGAGGCGCGCGTGCGCGCCGAGGGCGGTCGGGTCGACCTGACCGGCGTCACGTTCGTGATGGACGGGATGGACGAGTACGGCGTCGAGGAGGCGATCCGGCTGCGCGAGGCCGGCCACGACCTCGAGATCGTGGCCGTGGCCGTGGGCCCGGCGCGCTTCGCCGACGCGCTGCGCACGGCGCTGGCGCTCGGCGCCGACCGCGCCGTCCACGTCGTCACCGACGAGCAGCTAGACCCCGTCACGCTGGCCGGCGTCGTGGCGCAGGTCGCGCGGGAGGAGGGCGCCGAGCTGGTGCTGACGGGCGGCAAGCAGGCCGACTGGGACAGCTCGGCCCTCGGCCCCGCGCTGGCCGAGCACCTCGGCTGGCCGCACGCCGACTGGACGACGCGGCTCGAGCTCGCCGGCGGCGAGCTGAGGCTGAGGCACGACGTCGACGACGGCGTCGAGGAGCTGACCGTGACCCTGCCCGCCGTCGTCACGACGCAGCAGGGCCTCAACGAGCCGCGCTACCCGACGCTGCCGAACATCATGAAGGCCAAGCGCAAGGAGCTGGCCACGCGGGACCTGGCCGCGCTCGGCGCCCCGGCGCCGCGCGTGAGGGTCGTGTCCCAGGAGATCCAGGTGCGGCCGCGCCTCAACAGGATGATCGACGGCGAGCCGGAGGAGGCCGCGCGGGAGGTCGCCAGGCTGCTGCGCACCGAGGCGAAGGTCATCTAG